The following coding sequences are from one Capsicum annuum cultivar UCD-10X-F1 chromosome 3, UCD10Xv1.1, whole genome shotgun sequence window:
- the LOC107862443 gene encoding aminoaldehyde dehydrogenase 2, with product MAIPNIRIPTRQLFIDGDWREPVKKNRLPIINPATEETIGDIPAATAEDVDIAVKAARRALRRDDWGSTTGAQRAKYLRAIAAKVQERRPELATLETIDNGKPWFEAASDIDDVVACFEYYADLAEALDSKKKTEVKLHLDSFKSHVLREPLGVVGLITPWNYPLLMTTWKVAPALAAGCAAVLKPSELASITSLELGEICREVGLPPGALNILTGLGHEAGSPLVSHPDVDKIAFTGSGPTGVKIMTAAAQLVKPVTLELGGKSPIVVFDDVHDLDIAAEWTLFGCFWTNGQICSATSRLILQDTIAPKFLDRLLEWTKNIKISDPLEEDCKLGPVISRGQYEKVLKFISTAKSEGATILYGGDRPQHLKKGYYVQPTIITDVDKSMEIWKEEVFGPVLCVKTFKTEEEAIELANDTKYGLASAIMSKDLERCERFTKAFQSGIVWINCSQPCFWQPPWGGKKRSGFGRELGEWSLENYLNIKQVTQYATPDEPWAFYKSPSKL from the exons ATGGCAATTCCTAATATACGAATCCCTACTCGCCAGTTGTTCATCGATGGTGACTGGAGGGAACCCGTTAAGAAGAATCGGTTACCCATCATCAATCCGGCCACTGAAGAGACTATCG GGGATATTCCGGCAGCCACAGCGGAGGATGTAGATATCGCCGTGAAAGCTGCACGGAGAGCGCTTCGTCGAGATGATTGGGGTTCTACAACTGGAGCACAGCGCGCTAAGTATCTTCGTGCTATTGCTGCTAAG GTACAGGAGAGAAGGCCTGAACTAGCTACACTTGAAACTATTGATAACGGAAAGCCCTGGTTCGAGGCAGCCTCTGATATA GATGATGTCGTAGCGTGTTTTGAGTACTATGCAGATCTCGCTGAAGCTTTGGATTCAAAAAAGAAGACTGAAGTTAAACTTCATTTGGATTCATTCAAGAGCCATGTTTTAAGAGAACCTCTTGGTGTTGTGGGGTTGATTACTCCATG GAATTATCCTCTTTTGATGACCACATGGAAAGTCGCTCCTGCCCTAGCTGCTGGTTGTGCAGCAGTACTTAAGCCATCAGAGCTAGCATCTAT TACCTCTTTGGAGTTGGGTGAAATCTGTAGAGAGGTGGGTCTTCCTCCTGGTGCCCTTAACATACTAACAGGATTGGGACATGAAGCTGGTTCTCCTTTGGTATCACATCCTGATGTTGACAAG ATTGCATTTACAGGAAGTGGCCCAACAGGGGTCAAGATCATGACCGCTGCAGCTCAACTTGTTAAA CCCGTCACTCTAGAGCTTGGTGGGAAGAGTCCAATAGTTGTGTTTGATGATGTTCATGACCTTGATATAG CTGCTGAGTGGACTCTTTTTGGCTGCTTTTGGACAAATGGTCAAATTTGCAGTGCAACATCACGTCTTATATTACAG GATACAATTGCTCCAAAATTTTTGGACAGGCTTCTTGAGTGGACGAAAAACATCAAAATCTCGGATCCCTTGGAAGAAGACTGCAAGCTTGGTCCTGTCATTAGTCGTGGACAG TATGAGAAGGTCTTGAAGTTCATCTCAACAGCCAAAAGTGAAGGTGCAACCATTCTTTATGGTGGGGACCGACCTCAG CACTTAAAGAAAGGATACTACGTTCAACCAACAATCATAACTGATGTTGATAAGTCCATGGAAATCTGGAAAGAGGAGGTATTTGGACCTGTTCTTTGTGTCAAAACATTTAAAACTGAAGAGGAAGCTATTGAACTAGCAAATGATACGAA GTATGGTTTGGCGTCTGCTATTATGTCAAAAGATCTTGAAAGGTGTGAACGTTTCACAAAG GCTTTTCAGTCAGGGATCGTCTGGATCAACTGCTCGCAGCCATGCTTTTGGCAACCTCCATGGGGAGGTAAAAAGCGTAGTGGTTTTGGACGCGAACTTGGGGAATG GAGTCTCGAGAACTACCTAAACATTAAGCAGGTGACTCAGTATGCGACTCCCGACGAACCATGGGCTTTTTACAAGTCCCCTTCAAAGCTGTGA